One window from the genome of Fodinicurvata sediminis DSM 21159 encodes:
- a CDS encoding AAA family ATPase gives MTNAASLSEAEAEQVAAEIDSLGRRLQSLRSAVGQVIFGQQAVIDQTLISLLAGGHVLLVGVPGLAKTRLVETLGRVFGLEDRRIQCTPDLMPADIVGSEVLDQLADGSRSFRFVPGPIFAQVLMADEINRASPRTQSALLQAMQEQRVTVGGQSYDLPQPFHVLATQNPLEQEGTYPLPEAQLDRFFMEIDVDYPDLEAERQMLLATTGAEKTEVPQVFDAAELMKAQALLRRIPVGEQVVEAILALVRQGRPESTGLEDVRRHVAWGPGPRASQALMLAVRARALLDGRLAPSLDDVVALAAPVLRHRMALNFAARAEGIGVEDIIEQLSRPYA, from the coding sequence ATGACAAACGCTGCTTCCCTTTCCGAAGCCGAGGCCGAGCAGGTCGCCGCAGAAATCGATTCCCTGGGACGGCGACTGCAAAGCCTGCGCAGCGCTGTCGGACAAGTCATATTTGGGCAGCAGGCCGTCATCGATCAAACTCTTATTTCCCTGCTGGCCGGAGGCCATGTCCTTCTGGTCGGCGTTCCGGGCCTGGCCAAGACGCGCCTGGTGGAGACCCTTGGCCGGGTTTTCGGCCTTGAGGACCGCCGAATTCAGTGCACGCCCGACCTGATGCCGGCTGATATTGTCGGCTCCGAAGTGCTGGACCAGCTGGCCGACGGCAGCCGCAGTTTCCGCTTCGTGCCGGGCCCCATCTTTGCCCAGGTCCTGATGGCCGACGAGATCAACCGCGCCAGCCCGCGCACGCAATCAGCCCTGCTGCAGGCCATGCAGGAACAGCGCGTCACGGTTGGCGGTCAGTCCTACGACCTGCCACAGCCCTTCCACGTCCTGGCCACCCAGAACCCCCTGGAACAGGAAGGGACCTACCCCCTGCCGGAAGCCCAGCTCGACCGCTTCTTCATGGAAATCGACGTGGACTACCCGGACCTGGAGGCCGAGCGCCAGATGCTGCTGGCCACCACCGGAGCCGAGAAGACGGAAGTTCCCCAGGTCTTCGATGCGGCCGAACTGATGAAGGCCCAGGCGCTGCTGCGGCGCATCCCCGTGGGCGAACAGGTGGTCGAGGCCATACTGGCCCTGGTGCGGCAAGGACGCCCGGAAAGCACCGGGCTGGAGGACGTGCGCCGCCATGTGGCCTGGGGTCCGGGCCCGCGTGCCAGCCAGGCCCTGATGCTGGCCGTGCGGGCGCGTGCCCTTCTGGATGGCCGCCTTGCGCCTTCGCTCGACGATGTCGTTGCCCTGGCAGCGCCGGTCCTGCGCCACCGCATGGCCCTGAATTTCGCGGCCCGAGCCGAGGGTATCGGTGTCGAGGACATCATCGAGCAGCTCAGCCGACCCTACGCATAA
- a CDS encoding DUF58 domain-containing protein, with the protein MAAMPGRTGPSAAPLRQEAERLAGPLPALQVAAERVAATVAQGLHGRRRTGQGEAFWQFRPYETGDRLQQIDWRQSAKSDRLYVREQEWEAAQSLWLWCDPSASMDWTSDQRQLPTKQARANLLAMALACLLLKAGERVALLESPRPPATGRAALSRLCLELEQQQASTGPAAADLPHDPRVPRYARLLLFGDFLKVDDQIHDHLRRYAENGIQGQLVQVLDPAELAFPYQGRIRFRGLEGEPSWLVNRSESLRSDYLHALEKQRARLADAARSLGWSYSLHSTGSSAEQQLLMLYQGLSDGPTAGEL; encoded by the coding sequence ATGGCCGCCATGCCGGGAAGAACGGGACCTTCAGCCGCACCGCTGAGGCAGGAGGCCGAACGCCTGGCCGGACCCTTGCCGGCCCTGCAGGTTGCCGCCGAGCGCGTGGCCGCCACGGTCGCCCAGGGTCTGCATGGACGCCGGCGAACGGGGCAAGGGGAAGCCTTCTGGCAATTCCGACCCTATGAGACCGGGGACCGCCTGCAGCAGATCGACTGGCGACAGAGCGCCAAGAGCGACCGGCTTTATGTCCGCGAGCAGGAGTGGGAAGCGGCACAGTCCCTCTGGCTGTGGTGCGACCCCTCTGCCTCCATGGACTGGACCTCCGATCAGCGCCAACTGCCCACGAAGCAAGCGCGGGCCAATCTGCTGGCCATGGCGCTGGCCTGCCTGCTGCTCAAAGCCGGTGAACGCGTGGCCCTGCTGGAGTCGCCACGCCCACCGGCCACGGGCCGTGCGGCATTGTCCCGCCTGTGCCTGGAGCTTGAACAGCAGCAGGCCTCGACCGGGCCGGCCGCCGCAGACCTGCCGCATGATCCGCGTGTGCCCCGCTATGCCCGCCTGCTGCTTTTCGGCGACTTCCTGAAGGTCGACGACCAGATCCACGACCATTTGCGGCGCTATGCCGAGAACGGGATCCAGGGGCAACTGGTCCAGGTGCTGGACCCCGCCGAACTTGCCTTTCCCTATCAGGGCCGCATCCGCTTCCGCGGCCTTGAAGGCGAGCCCTCCTGGCTGGTCAATCGCAGTGAGAGCCTGCGCTCGGACTATCTGCACGCCCTCGAGAAGCAACGCGCCCGTCTGGCGGATGCCGCCAGGTCTCTTGGCTGGAGCTACAGCCTGCACAGCACCGGGTCCTCGGCAGAACAGCAACTTCTGATGCTGTATCAAGGCCTCAGTGACGGCCCGACAGCGGGAGAGCTCTGA